The following are encoded in a window of Streptomyces sp. 11x1 genomic DNA:
- a CDS encoding alpha/beta fold hydrolase translates to MDLRLTGPRLRGALRRRPRRTVAAAAAVVVLAGAGTWTATASDEAAPVKRTDRAIGTAEGVRIDTSYFTSGGDGRRPAVLLGHGFGGSKNDVRAQAEDLARDGYAVLTWSARGFGRSTGKIGLNDPRGEVADVSKLIDWLATRPEVQLDKKGDPRLGMAGASYGGAIALLTAGYDDRVDAIAPAITYWNLADALFPNGVFKKLWAGLFVNTGGGCEKFETQLCEMYQRVAESGEPDAEAVKLLDARSPEAVGDRIKVPTLLSQGQTDSLFPLGQADAAAKAIKANGAPVDVDWIAGGHDGGDMETSRIQARTEAWFDRYLKDDKGVDTGSAFRVTRTLGTGSGDGEPRLAGTTDDTYPGLEDDPTKIALAGREQSFENPAGANPPGISALPGLGAAGGLAQLSSLGVGISLDFPGQFAAFQSKPVTDDLQITGSPTATVHVKSTSEDAVLFAKVYDVGPDGRSQVLPSQLVEPLRVEGAESGKDVTLTLPAVDHELDDGHSLRLVLASTDLGYASPTTPATYTVSLKSDLAVPTPLGRADRGDVLPAWVWYLPIAGAVIAAILLVTGRRRIVTPAPDPVLAEVPLQITDLSKKYKNGDRYSVRDLSFRVEKGQVLGLLGPNGAGKTTTLRMLMGLIQPDGGQIRVFGHAIVPGAPVLSRVGAFVEGAGFLPHLSGRENLELYWAATGRPAEDAHLDEALEIAGLGDALARAVRTYSQGMRQRLAIAQAMLGLPDLLILDEPTNGLDPPQIREMREVMIRYAAAGRTVIVSSHLLAEVEQTCTHLVVMDHGQLVQAGPVSEIVGSGDTLLVGTDEPVDEPVVEKIAALPGVDSAVRTDDGLVVRLDADGSAQRLVAELVRLEVPVSSVGPHRRLEDAFLTLIGEHA, encoded by the coding sequence ATGGATCTTCGACTGACCGGCCCGCGCCTGCGCGGAGCGCTGCGGCGGAGGCCGCGGCGGACCGTCGCGGCCGCGGCCGCCGTCGTCGTGCTCGCCGGGGCCGGCACCTGGACGGCCACCGCCTCGGACGAAGCGGCGCCGGTGAAACGCACCGACCGGGCCATAGGGACGGCCGAGGGCGTGCGCATCGACACCTCGTACTTCACCTCCGGCGGTGACGGCCGTCGCCCGGCCGTGCTGCTCGGTCACGGCTTCGGCGGCAGCAAGAACGACGTCCGTGCACAGGCCGAGGACCTCGCCCGCGACGGCTACGCGGTGCTGACCTGGTCCGCCCGCGGTTTCGGCAGATCGACCGGCAAGATCGGTCTGAACGACCCCCGGGGCGAGGTCGCCGACGTCTCGAAGCTGATCGACTGGCTCGCGACCCGCCCCGAGGTACAGCTCGACAAGAAGGGCGACCCCCGCCTGGGCATGGCCGGCGCCTCCTACGGCGGGGCGATCGCGCTGCTGACCGCCGGGTACGACGACCGCGTCGACGCCATCGCGCCCGCGATCACGTACTGGAACCTGGCGGACGCCCTCTTCCCGAACGGCGTCTTCAAGAAGCTGTGGGCCGGGCTCTTCGTCAACACCGGCGGCGGCTGCGAGAAGTTCGAGACCCAGCTGTGCGAGATGTACCAGCGGGTCGCCGAGTCCGGTGAGCCCGACGCGGAGGCCGTGAAGCTGCTGGACGCCCGCAGCCCCGAGGCCGTCGGCGACCGCATCAAGGTGCCCACCCTGCTGAGCCAGGGCCAGACCGACTCCCTCTTCCCGCTCGGCCAGGCCGACGCCGCCGCGAAGGCGATCAAGGCCAACGGCGCGCCCGTGGACGTCGACTGGATCGCAGGCGGCCACGACGGCGGCGACATGGAGACGAGCCGGATCCAGGCCCGGACGGAGGCCTGGTTCGACCGCTACCTCAAGGACGACAAGGGTGTCGACACCGGCTCCGCGTTCCGCGTCACCCGCACCCTCGGCACCGGCTCCGGCGACGGCGAACCCCGTCTCGCCGGCACCACCGACGACACCTACCCGGGCCTGGAGGACGACCCCACGAAGATCGCCCTCGCCGGCCGTGAGCAGAGCTTCGAGAACCCGGCCGGTGCCAACCCGCCCGGCATCTCGGCCCTGCCGGGCCTCGGTGCGGCCGGCGGCCTCGCCCAGCTCTCCTCCCTCGGCGTCGGCATCTCCCTGGACTTCCCCGGCCAGTTCGCCGCGTTCCAGTCGAAGCCCGTCACCGACGACCTCCAGATCACCGGTTCGCCCACGGCGACGGTCCATGTGAAGTCGACCAGCGAGGACGCCGTCCTCTTCGCCAAGGTGTACGACGTCGGCCCGGACGGCAGGTCCCAGGTCCTCCCGTCCCAGCTGGTCGAGCCGCTGCGCGTCGAGGGCGCCGAGTCCGGCAAGGACGTGACGCTCACCCTCCCCGCCGTCGACCACGAACTCGACGACGGTCACAGCCTCCGCCTGGTCCTCGCCTCCACCGACCTCGGCTACGCCTCCCCGACCACGCCGGCGACGTACACCGTCTCCCTCAAGAGCGACCTGGCGGTGCCCACGCCGCTCGGCCGGGCCGACCGCGGCGACGTGCTGCCCGCCTGGGTCTGGTACCTGCCGATCGCCGGCGCCGTGATCGCGGCGATCCTGCTGGTCACCGGCCGACGCCGGATCGTCACCCCGGCCCCCGACCCGGTGCTCGCCGAGGTCCCCCTCCAGATCACCGACCTGAGCAAGAAGTACAAGAACGGCGACCGCTACAGCGTCCGCGACCTCTCCTTCCGCGTGGAGAAGGGCCAGGTTCTCGGTCTGCTCGGACCGAACGGCGCGGGCAAGACGACGACTCTGCGCATGCTGATGGGCCTCATCCAGCCGGACGGCGGCCAGATCCGGGTCTTCGGCCACGCGATCGTGCCGGGCGCCCCGGTCCTCTCCCGGGTCGGCGCCTTCGTCGAGGGCGCGGGCTTCCTCCCGCACCTGTCCGGCCGCGAGAACCTGGAGCTGTACTGGGCCGCCACCGGCCGCCCCGCCGAGGACGCGCACCTCGACGAGGCCCTGGAGATCGCCGGCCTCGGCGACGCGCTGGCCCGCGCGGTCCGCACCTACTCCCAGGGCATGCGCCAGCGCCTGGCCATCGCCCAGGCCATGCTGGGCCTGCCCGACCTGCTGATCCTCGACGAGCCGACGAACGGCCTCGACCCGCCACAGATCCGCGAGATGCGCGAGGTCATGATCCGGTACGCGGCCGCCGGCCGCACGGTCATCGTCTCCAGCCACCTGCTGGCGGAGGTCGAGCAGACCTGTACGCATCTGGTCGTCATGGACCACGGACAGCTCGTCCAGGCGGGCCCCGTGAGCGAGATCGTCGGCTCCGGCGACACGCTGCTGGTCGGCACGGACGAGCCCGTGGACGAGCCGGTCGTCGAGAAGATCGCCGCCCTGCCGGGCGTCGACTCGGCCGTCCGCACCGACGACGGCCTGGTGGTCCGCCTCGACGCCGACGGCAGTGCCCAGCGCCTGGTCGCCGAACTCGTACGGCTGGAGGTCCCCGTGTCGTCGGTCGGCCCCCACCGCCGCCTTGAAGACGCCTTCCTCACCCTGATCGGAGAGCACGCATGA
- a CDS encoding ABC transporter permease has product MSTLTERAEHAEPGTTRPVEVADGYRAGRTLPLRVELVRQLKRRRTMVMFGILFALPLVLLIAFQVGGTPGEGNTRVNLMDTATASGANFAAVNLFAAAGFLLVIPIALFCGDTVASEASWSSLRYLLAAPVPRARLLWSKLVVGLTLSLAALVLLPVVALAVGTAAYGWGPLELPTGGELAAGAAAQALVITVAYIFVSQLVTAGMAFWLSTRTDAPLGAVGGAVGLTIVGSVLDEVTALGDWRHFLPTHWQYAWLDVVRPQPEYTDMIQGVSISITYALILFALAFRGFGRKDVVS; this is encoded by the coding sequence ATGAGCACGCTGACCGAGCGTGCCGAGCACGCAGAACCCGGGACCACGCGGCCCGTCGAGGTCGCCGACGGCTACCGCGCCGGCCGCACCCTCCCCCTGAGGGTCGAGCTGGTCCGCCAGCTGAAGCGCCGCCGCACGATGGTCATGTTCGGCATCCTGTTCGCCCTGCCGCTGGTGCTGCTGATCGCCTTCCAGGTCGGCGGCACACCGGGCGAGGGCAACACCCGGGTCAACCTGATGGACACGGCGACGGCGTCCGGCGCGAACTTCGCCGCGGTGAACCTCTTCGCCGCGGCGGGCTTCCTCCTGGTCATCCCCATCGCGCTGTTCTGCGGCGACACGGTCGCCTCGGAGGCCAGCTGGTCCTCCCTGCGCTATCTCCTCGCCGCGCCCGTGCCCCGCGCCCGGCTGCTGTGGTCCAAGCTCGTCGTCGGCCTCACCCTCAGCCTCGCCGCGCTGGTGCTGCTGCCGGTCGTCGCCCTCGCCGTCGGCACGGCCGCCTACGGCTGGGGCCCGCTGGAGCTGCCCACCGGCGGCGAACTCGCCGCCGGTGCCGCCGCGCAGGCCCTGGTGATCACCGTGGCGTACATCTTCGTGTCCCAACTGGTCACCGCCGGCATGGCGTTCTGGCTGTCCACGAGGACCGACGCGCCGCTCGGCGCGGTCGGCGGCGCCGTCGGCCTCACCATCGTCGGCAGCGTCCTCGACGAGGTGACCGCCCTCGGCGACTGGCGCCACTTCCTGCCCACGCACTGGCAGTACGCCTGGCTGGACGTCGTCCGCCCGCAGCCCGAGTACACCGACATGATCCAGGGCGTCTCGATTTCCATAACGTACGCCCTCATCCTGTTCGCCCTGGCCTTCCGGGGTTTCGGCCGCAAGGACGTCGTCTCCTAG
- a CDS encoding von Willebrand factor type A domain-containing protein, which yields MHTYRRTSPTTRPRPTTPRPRRRLGTALLALGTAGALLLAGCSGGADGQGDSSSYDRGRGESRPEDGFPAPAPEGTGPREQREGQTDEESRDIAPTPDDFLSTFALDVDTASYGYARRTLDDGSLPDPSTVRPEEFVNSFRQDYARPDGDGFSVSVDGARTGDDAWSLVRVGLATRAAGGDSERPPAALTFVIDVSGSMAEPGRLDLAQDALRTMTNRLRDDDSVAIVTFSDEAETVLPMTRLDDDRDEVLDAVDRLEPTDSTNLAAGVETGYETAVDGLRDGATNRVVLLSDALANTGATDADTILERIAGERREHGITLFGVGVGSDYGDELMEQLADRGDGHTTYVSTEEEAEKVFCEELPRHVDLTARDAKVQVSFDPATVEEFRLIGYDNRQVADEDFRDDSVDGGEVGPGHTVTALYAVRTRAGTEAGHLATATVRWLDPDSRTPHEESADIEASALHGDLWSTAPRGLKVAAAAAYFADALRRDDTRWTDLPAAPTLGELSSRVRELNRHKEDKQLNDLSEAIAAARTLMG from the coding sequence ATGCACACGTATCGCAGGACCAGTCCGACGACGAGGCCGCGGCCGACGACACCACGACCCCGGAGACGACTCGGCACCGCGCTCCTCGCCCTGGGCACGGCCGGCGCCCTCCTCCTCGCCGGGTGCAGCGGCGGCGCCGACGGGCAGGGCGACTCCTCCTCGTACGACCGGGGCAGGGGCGAGAGCCGCCCCGAGGACGGCTTCCCGGCTCCCGCACCCGAGGGCACCGGCCCCCGGGAGCAGCGCGAGGGGCAGACGGACGAGGAGTCCCGGGACATCGCCCCGACGCCCGACGACTTCCTGTCGACCTTCGCCCTCGACGTCGACACCGCCTCCTACGGCTACGCCCGCCGCACCCTGGACGACGGCAGCCTGCCCGACCCGTCGACCGTCCGCCCGGAGGAATTCGTCAACAGCTTCCGCCAGGACTACGCACGCCCGGACGGCGACGGCTTCTCGGTGTCCGTCGACGGCGCCCGCACCGGCGACGACGCGTGGTCCCTGGTCCGCGTGGGACTCGCCACCCGGGCCGCGGGCGGCGACAGCGAACGCCCGCCCGCCGCCCTCACCTTCGTCATCGACGTCTCCGGCTCCATGGCCGAACCGGGCCGCCTCGACCTCGCCCAGGACGCCCTGCGCACGATGACGAACCGGCTGCGCGACGACGACTCGGTCGCCATCGTCACCTTCAGCGACGAGGCCGAGACCGTCCTGCCGATGACCCGCCTCGACGACGACCGGGACGAGGTCCTGGACGCCGTCGACCGTCTGGAGCCCACCGACTCCACCAACCTCGCGGCGGGCGTCGAGACCGGCTACGAGACCGCCGTCGACGGCCTGCGCGACGGCGCCACCAACCGGGTCGTACTGCTGTCCGACGCCCTCGCCAACACCGGCGCCACCGACGCCGACACCATCCTCGAACGCATCGCCGGCGAGCGCCGCGAACACGGCATCACCCTCTTCGGCGTCGGTGTCGGCAGCGACTACGGCGACGAGCTCATGGAACAGCTCGCCGACCGGGGCGACGGCCACACCACCTATGTCTCCACCGAGGAGGAGGCCGAGAAGGTCTTCTGCGAGGAACTCCCGCGCCACGTCGACCTCACCGCCCGCGACGCCAAGGTCCAGGTCTCCTTCGACCCGGCGACGGTGGAGGAGTTCCGCCTGATCGGCTACGACAACCGGCAGGTCGCCGACGAGGACTTCCGCGACGACAGCGTGGACGGCGGCGAGGTCGGCCCCGGCCACACCGTCACCGCCCTCTACGCCGTCCGCACCCGGGCCGGCACCGAGGCCGGCCACCTCGCGACGGCCACCGTCCGCTGGCTCGACCCCGACAGCCGCACCCCGCACGAGGAGTCCGCGGACATCGAGGCGTCGGCCCTCCACGGCGACCTGTGGTCCACCGCCCCGCGGGGCCTCAAGGTCGCCGCTGCGGCCGCCTACTTCGCCGACGCCCTGCGCCGCGACGACACCCGCTGGACCGACCTCCCGGCCGCCCCCACTCTGGGTGAACTGTCCTCCCGCGTCCGCGAACTGAACAGGCACAAGGAGGACAAGCAGCTCAACGACCTGTCCGAGGCGATAGCGGCGGCCCGCACCCTGATGGGCTAG
- a CDS encoding chorismate mutase encodes MRPHRLRSVLISVCVTSAVALSGAVPAAARSPDAPPRTVAGARSLTVLTDLFAERLLVADKVAAAKYGTSTPIDDPVREKAILDDVAARAVGLGLDPDAVTAVFRDQIEANKLVQRGLYAHWDAHPEERPTERPDLVKEVRPVLDRITTQLLTALADTEPLRAGASCEPRLRLAAIRSTYTHHLDLLHGEGLVRALPSVCGERS; translated from the coding sequence ATGCGCCCCCACCGCCTCAGGTCCGTCCTGATATCCGTCTGTGTCACGTCCGCAGTGGCTCTCTCCGGTGCCGTACCGGCCGCCGCCCGGTCACCCGACGCTCCCCCTCGTACGGTTGCGGGGGCCCGGTCGCTCACCGTGCTGACCGATCTGTTCGCCGAACGGCTGCTCGTCGCTGACAAGGTCGCGGCGGCCAAGTACGGCACGAGCACGCCGATCGACGATCCGGTGCGGGAGAAGGCGATCCTCGACGACGTGGCCGCACGGGCGGTCGGGCTCGGCCTCGATCCGGACGCGGTGACCGCGGTGTTCCGGGACCAGATCGAGGCGAACAAGCTGGTGCAGCGCGGCCTGTACGCCCACTGGGACGCGCACCCGGAGGAGCGGCCGACCGAGCGGCCGGACCTCGTGAAGGAGGTACGGCCGGTCCTCGACCGGATCACCACGCAACTGCTGACCGCGCTGGCGGACACGGAACCGCTCCGGGCCGGGGCCTCCTGCGAGCCCCGGCTGCGGCTCGCCGCGATCCGCTCGACGTACACCCACCACCTGGACCTGCTCCATGGGGAGGGACTGGTCCGGGCGCTGCCCTCGGTGTGCGGGGAGCGGTCCTAG
- a CDS encoding AMP-dependent synthetase/ligase, with product MGVRKDLNQAKRRADLADRVTVEVIRDAQGVVREAHTPALAPRQAGGSAADLPFRNATEAPDAVILRRADAHGTFHPVTATDFAREVTATAKGLIAAGLEPGGRVGVMSRTRYEWTVLDFAVWAAGGQSVPIYATSSPEQIEWIVRDSGSHFVIVETPENAAAVATATARHSRPPHVWQLDEGALDVLADLGRSVPEDEVAKRRAALTPDTAATICYTSGTTGRPKGCVLTHANLYAEAANTVELLHPIFKEITGQVASTLLFLPLAHILGRTIQIACLLARIELGHCPSITPDELRPALKKFRPTFLVGVPYLFERIRATGRATAERIGRGASFDRAHRVGVRFAKAYLDKFLDRGPGPTPGLYAAWALYDTLVYRRIRSELGGRMRYAISGGSPLDRDLNLFFYAAGIIIYEGYGLTETTAAATIVPPLGPRPGTVGRPVPGTAIRIADDGEVLIKGGIVFGAYWNDPVATDAALTDDWFATGDLGALDDDGYLTITGRKKDILVTSGGKNVSPAVLEDRLRSRPPVGQCIVVGDNRPFVAALITLDPEDVSHWLHVRGMSPDTPLSEVVADPGMRAEVQKAVDYANRAVSRAESIREFKLVEGEFSEENGLLTPSMKVKRHAVTAAYAKEIEALYRG from the coding sequence ATGGGTGTACGCAAGGACTTGAACCAGGCGAAGCGGCGCGCGGACCTCGCCGACCGCGTCACGGTCGAGGTGATCAGGGACGCACAGGGCGTGGTCCGTGAGGCCCACACCCCCGCCCTCGCGCCCCGGCAGGCCGGCGGCAGCGCCGCCGACCTCCCCTTCCGCAACGCGACCGAGGCCCCGGACGCGGTGATCCTGCGCCGCGCCGACGCCCACGGCACGTTCCACCCCGTCACCGCGACCGACTTCGCCCGCGAGGTAACCGCGACCGCCAAGGGGCTGATAGCGGCCGGCCTCGAACCGGGCGGCCGGGTCGGGGTCATGTCCCGCACCCGCTACGAGTGGACCGTCCTCGACTTCGCCGTCTGGGCGGCCGGCGGCCAGTCCGTCCCGATCTACGCCACGTCCTCACCGGAACAGATCGAGTGGATCGTCCGCGACTCCGGCTCCCACTTCGTGATCGTGGAGACCCCCGAGAACGCGGCCGCCGTCGCCACCGCCACTGCCCGCCACTCCCGGCCCCCGCACGTCTGGCAGCTCGACGAGGGCGCCCTCGACGTCCTCGCCGACCTCGGCCGGAGCGTCCCCGAGGACGAGGTCGCCAAGCGCCGCGCCGCCCTGACCCCGGACACGGCCGCGACCATCTGCTACACCTCCGGCACCACCGGCCGTCCCAAGGGCTGCGTCCTCACCCACGCCAACCTGTACGCGGAGGCCGCCAACACGGTCGAGCTGCTCCACCCGATCTTCAAGGAGATCACCGGCCAGGTCGCCTCGACGCTCCTCTTCCTGCCCCTCGCCCACATCCTCGGCCGCACCATCCAGATCGCCTGCCTGCTGGCCCGGATCGAGCTGGGCCACTGCCCGAGCATCACGCCCGACGAACTGCGGCCCGCGCTCAAGAAGTTCCGGCCCACCTTCCTGGTGGGCGTCCCGTACCTCTTCGAGCGGATCCGCGCCACCGGCCGCGCCACCGCCGAACGCATCGGCCGTGGCGCCTCCTTCGACCGCGCCCACCGCGTCGGCGTCCGCTTTGCCAAGGCCTACCTGGACAAGTTCCTCGACCGGGGCCCCGGCCCCACGCCCGGCCTGTACGCCGCCTGGGCCCTGTACGACACGCTGGTCTACCGTCGCATCCGGAGCGAGCTGGGCGGCCGTATGCGCTACGCCATCAGCGGCGGCTCCCCGCTGGACCGCGACCTCAACCTTTTCTTCTACGCCGCCGGGATCATCATCTACGAGGGTTACGGCCTCACCGAGACCACCGCGGCCGCCACGATCGTCCCGCCGCTGGGGCCCCGCCCCGGCACAGTCGGCCGGCCGGTGCCCGGCACCGCGATCCGCATCGCCGACGACGGTGAGGTCCTCATCAAGGGCGGCATCGTCTTCGGCGCCTACTGGAACGACCCGGTCGCCACCGACGCCGCCCTCACCGACGACTGGTTCGCCACCGGTGACCTGGGCGCCCTCGACGACGACGGCTACCTCACCATCACCGGCCGCAAGAAGGACATCCTCGTCACCTCCGGCGGCAAGAACGTTTCGCCGGCCGTCCTGGAGGACCGCCTCCGCAGCCGCCCGCCGGTCGGCCAGTGCATCGTGGTCGGCGACAACCGGCCCTTCGTCGCCGCCCTGATCACCCTCGATCCCGAGGACGTCAGCCACTGGCTGCACGTGCGCGGGATGTCCCCGGACACCCCGCTCTCCGAGGTCGTCGCCGACCCCGGGATGCGCGCCGAGGTCCAGAAGGCCGTGGACTACGCCAACCGGGCCGTCTCCCGCGCCGAGTCGATCCGTGAGTTCAAGCTGGTCGAGGGCGAGTTCAGCGAGGAGAACGGACTGCTCACCCCGTCCATGAAGGTCAAGCGTCACGCGGTCACGGCGGCGTACGCGAAGGAGATCGAGGCGCTCTACCGCGGCTGA
- a CDS encoding LPXTG cell wall anchor domain-containing protein: MRQNLSRGMVVAAAATSILSLYGTPALADAPSEKTPGGSPGAPAALPGDSALRTQEGGPASASPKHSDKSTAPDLSTVKSRISGPDLSGTRAAAREFAPADGRQHGDHWRHGEAAGYGDDGGYGDGDGGDGGVVDHWRHGEAAGYGDDGGDGGVVDHWRHGEAAGYGGYGDDDSGYGDDDSGYGGYGDDGDTPPTKPPTTPPTSPPATTPPVMSPPGSPHQPPSVGVPPRKPPVSPPARPPALPETGAGEQVLAASGIAALLLTSGAILYRRGRAGSGR; this comes from the coding sequence TTGCGACAGAACCTGAGCAGGGGAATGGTCGTGGCCGCCGCCGCGACGAGCATTCTGTCCCTGTACGGCACGCCGGCCCTCGCGGACGCGCCCTCCGAGAAGACCCCGGGGGGCTCACCCGGCGCGCCTGCTGCTCTGCCCGGCGACAGTGCCCTCCGCACCCAGGAGGGCGGTCCCGCAAGCGCCAGCCCCAAGCACAGCGACAAGAGCACCGCGCCCGACCTGTCCACCGTGAAGTCCCGCATCAGCGGCCCCGACCTCAGCGGGACGCGGGCTGCGGCCCGTGAGTTCGCCCCGGCTGACGGCCGTCAGCACGGCGACCACTGGCGTCATGGCGAGGCTGCCGGGTACGGCGACGACGGCGGCTACGGTGACGGCGACGGCGGTGATGGCGGCGTCGTCGACCACTGGCGTCATGGCGAGGCTGCCGGGTACGGCGACGACGGCGGTGATGGCGGCGTCGTCGACCACTGGCGTCATGGCGAGGCTGCCGGGTACGGCGGCTACGGTGACGACGACAGCGGCTACGGTGACGACGACAGCGGCTACGGCGGCTACGGTGACGACGGCGACACACCTCCTACGAAGCCACCCACCACGCCGCCGACGTCACCGCCCGCCACCACGCCGCCGGTGATGTCACCGCCTGGGTCACCGCACCAGCCCCCCTCGGTCGGCGTCCCGCCACGGAAGCCACCGGTCTCGCCCCCGGCACGACCGCCCGCCCTCCCCGAGACCGGCGCCGGTGAGCAGGTACTGGCGGCATCGGGCATCGCCGCGCTGCTGCTGACGAGTGGCGCCATCCTGTATCGACGGGGCCGGGCCGGGTCCGGCCGATAG
- a CDS encoding NAD(P)-binding domain-containing protein translates to MHDLLVVGAGPYGLSIASHAAAAGLDLRVLGRPMASWRAHMARGMFLKSEPWASNLAAPEGRWRLDAYCAASGLTARHAEPIPVETFAAYGLWFARNAVPEVDERMVSRVSAGPVGFEAVTEDGQVLRARTVALAVGVMPFTQVPSVLRGLHPALVTHSSDHRDLGRFRGMDVTVIGGGQAALETAALLAEQGTRVRLLARAQRLRWNDVPPPLQRLWWQSARTPHSGLGCGWRNWFYAERPDLFRRLPEATRTRIAATALGPAGAWWVRDRVEPVVETMLGREVVAARAVPGGVRLETMSRAGELSSVDTEHVIAATGFRATRDRLGLLSEELRASLTTTSDGSPAVGRTFESSCHGLFLAGLLTASTFGPAMRFVHGATFTATTLVRGVRHRLRTAAPPARAIPVPVGRGHAETP, encoded by the coding sequence ATGCACGACCTGCTGGTGGTGGGCGCAGGCCCATACGGCCTGTCCATCGCGTCGCACGCCGCGGCCGCCGGGCTGGACCTGCGCGTCCTCGGGCGGCCCATGGCGTCCTGGCGGGCCCACATGGCTCGCGGCATGTTTCTGAAGTCTGAGCCATGGGCCTCCAACCTCGCCGCCCCTGAGGGCCGTTGGCGTCTGGACGCGTACTGCGCGGCCTCGGGGCTCACGGCGCGTCATGCGGAGCCGATCCCGGTGGAGACGTTCGCCGCGTACGGCCTGTGGTTCGCGCGCAACGCCGTGCCCGAGGTCGACGAGCGCATGGTGAGCCGGGTGTCGGCCGGTCCGGTCGGCTTCGAGGCGGTCACCGAGGACGGACAGGTGCTGCGCGCCCGGACGGTGGCACTGGCGGTCGGCGTCATGCCCTTCACGCAGGTGCCTTCCGTCCTGCGCGGCCTGCATCCCGCACTCGTCACGCACAGCAGCGACCACCGTGACCTCGGCCGTTTCCGCGGCATGGACGTCACGGTGATCGGTGGTGGCCAGGCAGCCCTGGAGACTGCGGCGCTCCTCGCCGAACAGGGCACGCGCGTACGGCTGCTGGCTCGGGCACAACGACTGCGCTGGAACGACGTACCGCCGCCCTTGCAGCGCCTGTGGTGGCAGTCGGCCCGCACCCCGCACAGCGGTCTCGGCTGCGGCTGGCGCAACTGGTTCTACGCCGAGCGTCCCGACCTCTTCCGTCGCCTCCCCGAGGCGACCCGCACCCGTATCGCGGCCACGGCGCTGGGGCCGGCGGGTGCCTGGTGGGTGCGGGACCGGGTCGAGCCGGTGGTGGAGACGATGCTCGGCCGCGAGGTCGTCGCGGCCCGCGCGGTGCCGGGTGGCGTACGGCTGGAGACGATGAGCCGGGCTGGGGAGCTGAGCTCCGTGGATACCGAGCACGTGATCGCGGCCACGGGGTTTCGCGCGACCCGCGACCGGCTCGGCCTGCTCTCCGAGGAGCTGCGCGCGAGTCTCACCACGACATCCGACGGGTCCCCGGCTGTCGGCCGGACCTTCGAGTCCTCGTGTCACGGACTGTTCCTGGCAGGCCTGTTGACGGCCTCCACGTTCGGCCCCGCCATGCGCTTCGTCCACGGAGCGACCTTCACGGCGACAACGCTCGTACGAGGAGTACGCCACCGACTGCGCACCGCCGCCCCGCCCGCCCGGGCGATCCCCGTACCGGTGGGCCGCGGGCACGCGGAAACACCCTGA